A window of the Arthrobacter sp. Marseille-P9274 genome harbors these coding sequences:
- a CDS encoding TM2 domain-containing protein, whose protein sequence is MDASEGDRAAGGIASEPHRPAPSLDVGGLSVVPPLAPSGLPSGPAPEPAPGPYSEAGAPARPRRSTAEEYGPFPVDLPELKDFRTNWALSLFLGVLGVDRFHRGRPVTGALKLLTVGGAGFWWAGDLLAVAAGYAVDGRGHPMKGRRSHRVLAVAVSLAVILGTGVAAVSAAGPYTGKLTAGAGRTTLSVLTALFPPAEPDWEWQEVATLSARTGAGPSEKFLVSGDALTISYTLDGAGFIYLLPAGTKAVPNFTEPIISTMKAAAGKVTVRAAPGEYRLYAQSAGGWEAHITERVVRKPG, encoded by the coding sequence ATGGATGCTTCCGAAGGTGACCGCGCCGCTGGCGGCATTGCGTCGGAGCCGCACCGTCCAGCACCATCCCTCGACGTCGGCGGGCTTTCCGTCGTGCCGCCGCTGGCGCCTTCCGGCCTCCCATCAGGTCCGGCGCCCGAACCGGCGCCGGGGCCCTACTCCGAGGCAGGTGCGCCCGCCCGTCCCCGCCGGTCTACGGCGGAGGAATACGGGCCGTTCCCGGTGGACCTGCCCGAGTTGAAGGACTTCCGCACCAACTGGGCGCTGTCCCTATTCCTGGGTGTCCTGGGCGTGGACCGGTTCCACCGCGGCCGCCCGGTCACCGGGGCGCTGAAACTGCTCACCGTGGGCGGTGCCGGCTTCTGGTGGGCCGGGGACCTGCTCGCGGTGGCGGCCGGATATGCCGTGGACGGCAGAGGGCATCCGATGAAGGGCCGGCGCAGCCACAGGGTACTGGCCGTGGCGGTGTCGCTGGCCGTGATCCTGGGGACCGGTGTGGCAGCCGTGTCCGCTGCGGGCCCTTATACGGGAAAGCTGACGGCCGGTGCCGGCCGGACCACGCTATCTGTACTTACCGCGCTCTTCCCGCCGGCGGAGCCCGACTGGGAGTGGCAGGAAGTAGCGACGCTCTCGGCCCGGACCGGCGCGGGGCCGTCCGAGAAGTTCCTGGTCAGCGGGGATGCGCTGACCATCAGCTACACCCTGGACGGCGCCGGGTTCATCTACCTGCTGCCGGCCGGAACCAAGGCCGTGCCAAACTTCACCGAGCCGATCATCTCCACGATGAAGGCCGCTGCCGGGAAGGTCACCGTCCGTGCTGCACCGGGCGAATACCGGCTCTACGCGCAGTCAGCCGGCGGCTGGGAGGCACACATCACCGAACGCGTGGTGCGCAAGCCGGGGTGA
- a CDS encoding rhodanese-like domain-containing protein: MKQCHTSDDGAATCQRSLDPSDSPGRLTINQLLLESRTGLERVHASDLEREMTAGALIVDTRPVDQRDRDGDLPGAVVIDRNVLEWRLDPSSPHRLPIADDPARRIVVVCNEGYSSSLAAHTLQRLGLTRATDLIGGFQAWAALRKQSD, encoded by the coding sequence GTGAAGCAGTGTCATACCTCCGACGACGGCGCCGCGACCTGCCAACGCAGTTTAGATCCCAGCGATTCCCCCGGGCGCCTTACGATCAACCAATTACTACTTGAGAGCCGCACCGGGCTCGAGCGTGTTCACGCTTCGGATCTTGAGCGGGAGATGACGGCGGGCGCCCTTATTGTTGACACACGGCCGGTCGATCAGCGAGACCGCGACGGTGATCTTCCGGGAGCGGTCGTCATTGACCGAAACGTTCTCGAGTGGCGACTCGATCCTTCCAGCCCCCACCGGCTCCCGATCGCCGACGACCCCGCGCGGCGGATCGTGGTCGTCTGCAATGAGGGCTACAGCTCCAGCCTCGCCGCACACACCCTGCAACGGCTGGGGCTGACCCGTGCGACCGACCTTATCGGCGGTTTCCAAGCCTGGGCAGCACTGCGCAAGCAGTCCGACTAA
- a CDS encoding sodium:solute symporter, with protein MDGQLVNGGIVVAYLVSMLLFGWWGKSRTKNNSDYLVAGRRLGGVLYTGTMAAVVLGGASTVGGVGLGYKFGISGMWLVVAIGTGVLVLSLFFAPTLQRLKIYTVAQMLTLRYGVSATKVSGIVMLAYTLMLCATSTGAYATILVVLFGWERWLAIVVGGAIVLIYSTIGGMWSITLADMAQFVIKTIGVFLLMLPFSFARAGGLEGIRHRVDESFFDITGIGVQTIITYFVVYTLGLLIGQDIWQRVFTARTPQVARWGGTTAGVYCILYGVAGALIGMAASVVLPNIEVTDDVYADVAINILPIGIGGLVLAAAVAAMMSTASGALIAAATVAKADVVPFVRSWFGKPIHHEHGENPEHDVQGSRWYVLGLGVLVIALAIVVQDVVAALTISYDILVGGLLIPILGGLLWKRGTGLGAAAAMAVGTVVTLATMIVLEVNAENQYDGVYANEPIYYGLIAALVAYFAVSLLSRRTDPAVITAWDRRVAGAVTEEVPVEGPEDVPTAKPHGAP; from the coding sequence ATGGACGGACAACTTGTCAATGGCGGAATCGTTGTCGCATACCTCGTCTCGATGCTGCTTTTCGGCTGGTGGGGTAAGTCCCGCACCAAGAACAACAGCGATTATCTGGTTGCAGGGCGCCGCCTCGGCGGCGTGCTGTACACCGGCACCATGGCCGCCGTCGTCCTCGGCGGGGCGTCCACGGTCGGAGGCGTGGGGCTTGGCTACAAGTTCGGCATCTCGGGTATGTGGCTGGTGGTTGCGATCGGCACCGGGGTACTGGTGCTGAGCCTGTTCTTCGCCCCGACGCTACAGCGGCTGAAGATCTACACAGTGGCCCAGATGCTCACCCTGCGCTATGGCGTTAGTGCCACCAAGGTCTCCGGCATAGTAATGCTGGCCTACACCCTGATGCTCTGCGCCACCTCGACCGGCGCGTACGCCACCATTCTGGTAGTGCTCTTCGGGTGGGAACGCTGGCTGGCTATCGTCGTCGGCGGTGCGATCGTGCTGATCTATTCCACGATCGGCGGCATGTGGTCGATCACGCTAGCGGACATGGCCCAGTTCGTGATCAAGACCATCGGCGTATTCCTGCTGATGCTGCCATTCTCCTTCGCCCGGGCGGGCGGGCTGGAGGGGATCCGCCATCGCGTTGACGAATCCTTCTTCGACATCACCGGAATCGGTGTTCAGACCATCATCACTTACTTCGTGGTCTACACCCTCGGCCTGCTGATCGGCCAGGACATCTGGCAGCGGGTGTTCACCGCCCGGACCCCGCAGGTAGCCCGCTGGGGCGGGACCACGGCCGGCGTTTACTGCATCCTCTACGGCGTGGCCGGGGCGCTGATCGGCATGGCCGCCTCGGTGGTACTGCCCAACATTGAGGTCACGGACGATGTGTACGCCGATGTGGCCATCAACATCCTGCCGATCGGCATCGGCGGCCTCGTGCTGGCCGCCGCGGTCGCCGCGATGATGTCCACCGCCTCCGGGGCTCTGATTGCTGCGGCCACCGTGGCCAAGGCCGACGTGGTACCGTTCGTCCGTTCCTGGTTCGGCAAGCCAATCCACCACGAACACGGGGAAAACCCGGAGCACGATGTCCAGGGCAGCCGCTGGTATGTGCTGGGCCTGGGCGTGCTGGTGATCGCCTTGGCCATCGTGGTCCAAGACGTGGTCGCGGCGCTGACCATTTCCTACGACATCCTGGTCGGCGGGCTGCTGATTCCGATCCTCGGCGGTCTGCTCTGGAAGCGCGGCACCGGCCTCGGCGCCGCGGCCGCGATGGCCGTCGGCACCGTGGTCACGCTGGCGACGATGATCGTGCTGGAGGTCAATGCCGAGAACCAGTACGACGGTGTCTACGCCAACGAGCCGATCTATTACGGCCTGATTGCCGCCCTGGTGGCCTACTTCGCGGTCTCGCTGCTGAGCCGGCGAACGGATCCGGCGGTCATAACTGCATGGGACCGCCGCGTGGCCGGCGCCGTCACCGAGGAGGTCCCGGTAGAGGGCCCGGAAGACGTCCCCACGGCTAAACCCCACGGGGCGCCATAG
- a CDS encoding NAD-dependent succinate-semialdehyde dehydrogenase, producing the protein MTATSTTQPGYRVLNPATGEVVEEFPTATDAEIQDALARSQEAFQSWKDVPIADRAKIVAKVADLFTERADELAAIITEEMGKPLSQSKGEAEFCTDIFNYFATEGPGLAADQEIKAIGGGRALIQRLPVGPLLGIMPWNYPYYQVARFAAPNLVLGNTIILKHAETCPRSALAIQQIMDDAGVPAGAYINVFASHEQIADIIADPRVQGVSLTGSERAGAIIGELAGKNLKKAVLELGGSDPYVVLDADDVAAAAADAWEFRMENTGQACNSNKRMIVMEDIYEDFVAELTKQAKDLKPGNPAEEAQGTFAPLSSRAAAEALAEQLKDAVNKGATLHAGGQLQDGPAAYIAPAVLTGVTPEMRAYTEELFGPVAVVYKVSSDEEALKLANDTQYGLGGAVFSTDEERARRIAQQLEVGMANVNGVGEGADIPFGGVKRSGFGRELGPLGMDEFVNKRLFYIGD; encoded by the coding sequence GTGACTGCCACGTCGACCACCCAGCCCGGCTACCGCGTGCTTAATCCGGCCACCGGCGAGGTGGTGGAGGAATTCCCGACCGCCACCGATGCCGAGATCCAGGACGCCCTGGCCAGATCCCAGGAGGCCTTCCAGTCCTGGAAGGACGTGCCGATCGCCGACCGCGCCAAGATCGTGGCCAAGGTCGCCGATCTGTTCACCGAACGGGCCGATGAGCTCGCCGCGATCATCACCGAGGAAATGGGCAAGCCGCTCTCCCAGTCCAAGGGCGAGGCCGAGTTCTGCACCGACATCTTCAACTACTTCGCGACCGAGGGCCCCGGCCTGGCCGCGGACCAGGAAATCAAGGCCATCGGCGGCGGGCGCGCCCTCATCCAGCGGCTGCCGGTCGGCCCGCTGCTGGGCATCATGCCCTGGAACTACCCGTACTACCAGGTGGCCCGGTTCGCCGCACCCAACCTCGTGCTGGGCAACACCATCATCCTCAAGCACGCCGAGACCTGCCCGCGCTCGGCGCTGGCCATCCAGCAGATCATGGACGACGCCGGCGTCCCGGCCGGCGCATACATCAACGTCTTCGCCAGCCACGAGCAGATCGCGGACATCATCGCCGACCCGCGCGTCCAGGGCGTCTCGCTGACCGGCTCCGAGCGGGCCGGCGCCATCATCGGCGAACTGGCCGGCAAGAACCTCAAGAAGGCCGTGCTGGAACTCGGCGGCTCCGACCCCTACGTAGTGCTCGACGCCGATGACGTCGCGGCCGCGGCGGCCGATGCCTGGGAGTTCCGGATGGAGAACACCGGCCAGGCCTGCAACTCCAACAAGCGCATGATCGTCATGGAAGACATCTACGAGGACTTCGTCGCCGAACTGACCAAGCAGGCCAAGGACCTCAAGCCCGGCAACCCGGCCGAGGAAGCCCAGGGCACCTTCGCCCCGCTGTCCTCCCGCGCCGCGGCGGAGGCCCTCGCCGAACAGCTCAAGGACGCGGTCAACAAGGGCGCCACCCTGCATGCCGGCGGCCAACTGCAGGACGGGCCGGCAGCCTACATCGCCCCCGCCGTCCTCACCGGCGTCACCCCCGAGATGCGCGCCTACACCGAAGAGCTCTTCGGCCCGGTCGCCGTGGTCTACAAAGTCTCCTCCGACGAGGAAGCGCTCAAACTGGCCAACGACACCCAGTACGGCCTCGGCGGCGCGGTCTTCAGCACCGACGAGGAACGCGCCCGCAGGATCGCCCAGCAGCTCGAGGTCGGCATGGCCAACGTCAACGGCGTCGGCGAAGGCGCGGACATCCCCTTCGGCGGCGTCAAACGCTCCGGCTTCGGCCGCGAACTCGGCCCGCTCGGCATGGACGAATTCGTCAACAAGCGCCTCTTCTACATCGGCGACTAG